A region of the Peredibacter starrii genome:
GAGCACCCAGACTACTCGATTTTATGCACTCGATAATGCGGTACCTGGTGTATCAACTTTATCTAATCTTTCTATTTCAGGATCGGCAGACAGTGTATATGTGGCTTATCTAGCCAGTGTTTCGTCTTCCCCAGGTGTTCTTGTCCCTAGAGTTCGTCGAATCAACAAAGACTATGATAGCCCTGGAATAAGAAATAAAACGGGTCTAAGCCACCCCGCTCCTTTTGGGTTTAACTATAGTCAGTATACGTTACAAAGTGGAACAACTAATCCGTGTCCAACAACTTTACCTACAATTATTTGTACATATACTCCTAGTACAGGCCAAGGCGTTCCTTCGAAAATTACCTTCTCAGGCGTTATGACAGATGGCATGGAAATTAATATTAACAATTACATTTTCACTGCTAGAGGGACTGCACCATTAGCTGAAAATGAAGTTTGCGACAACACAATTTGTAGTGACGTAAACATGATGGCAACTAGCCTTGTTAATAAAATTAATGCAAACACTAATACTGCTCTCCATGGAATTACAGCGCACGTAGGGACTTCTCCCGGCCCAGGCCAAGCCGTTGTAGAACTTTATAACTCTGGGAGAGACGATTATCTAGACTTTACTGGCTTCCCTTCTACCGCAAACGGGTTAGGAAAAATTTTCGTGAAAGATGCTCATTGGTACCTACCTGTTATCGATGTAACAGATGATAATAATGTGACCTTGATTATTGGTAATTCTGACGAGCATATGCGCTTAAATGCTACAAGCTTCCAGACACTCACAGATATGGGGCGAACCGCATTTTTCGATAGTGAAGTTAGCTCTAATGGAGAACTAGTTTTCGCTCAAATTTCAGCAGACTTATCAGATGCCGGAACTCTTTACCTATATCGATATGTAGATATGGGAATAACTTGGGGCTTATTTGATGCTGCAGGATCGGCTTCGCCTTCTGACCAAGCTGCTGTACAAATTTTTAGCGCCTATACTTTTGAAAGTGTAAGTCTTGCCACAAACAAAACTGGTAACTCTTATTTTTACGTATTAGCAAAAGAAAAAACAATCAATGGCGGAGAATACCATATTGGCCGATACAACATTGATCTAGACACTGCTGTCACACCAAGTGAGAACTTCCTCGCTTCTAACTTATTAGCTACTGACTCTACATCTGTCGTTATGCCAGATGCTAAGGTTAAAGTAGCGGAGATTTTCTCTGTCGCAGGGTATGCCGAGGCGAGAATTCTATTTAATTCTGTAGGGTCGGGAGCTGTAAACTACCCTCGCATCGCAAGATGGAGAGCAGATGACACTATCTCATGCGGAACCTGTGAATCGTTAACTGGAAATATTGAAACTCTGAGTACATCAAAAATTGGATTCTCTCAGGTTGCAAACGATCTCACATATGGTGTTGCCGGTGCAGTGGCGAACGAAAATATTCGTGACATCGTGTTCACTTCATTTAGCTCAGATATCTCGAACACTGATCTTTTTAGACCTCAACTGGGTATTATTAACGCAGAATCTGTTGCGATCCAGTCAACTACTGTCGATGCAACCGGCATGTGGCGCCCTCCTTTCGTATTAGATTAGTAGGAAATTTTAATAAGTTTGGTATGATGAAGTTATGCAACTTCGTCATACCATTTTTCTTTGCCTTCTCTTTTTGAGCGTCTCGGCCCACGCCTTTGAACTCATCATGATCCAGGCCGTCTCAGACACTAGAAAAACGTTCATTACCCGCAATGGTAAGCGCCAGGGCGTGCAACCAGGTATGACAGGTACATTTACCGCAGAGGACGTTTCGATCCTTGCTAAGGCCATTAACGTCAGCGGTAACTTCACTCAATGGCAAATTGTAAATGCAGATGCCATGCTCCCTTTCGAAAAGGGCACCATCGTTACTTACTACCCTGCTACCGAATACATCTGGGCCCTCTCGCCAGAAACTGAAAGAAAGAAGTACATCAAAACCATGATCCCGGTTGCCCGTCGTTCATGGGTCTTCAAGGGTGGTCTTACCCGCGGACTTTCTGAATCAGTTTCAGATGCTCCGGCCAATACTTCTAAACGTGGTGGCTTCACGGGCGAGATTTACTTTGAAAAAGATATTCCAAATGGCGGAGGCCTTGCCTTTGACATTGGTGTTCGTTATGAGCGCGAAGTTATTAACTACTCTGGCGCTTCTTTAGTTACCAAAAGAAGTCTTCTAATCGGTGACGTGCTCTACTACTTCGATTCTTTTCGAGACTTCCTATCTGGCGGTAAATTCTTTTTAGGTGCCGGACTTGGTTACGGGATGTCGAACACATCAACTGTAGGTCTTGAGCAATCAGGCCCAGTTTCTCTTCTACCAACTGTTAAGGCCGGTGTGACACTTCCCTTCAATGAAACGTGGGAGTTCTTAACCGATGCTGCTTTTGAGAGTTTAAATACTCGTGAAGAACAGGAAGATGGAAGAGTCCAAACCACAACTCAAACGAACTTTAAGTTTGGTTTTGGTCTTCGTAGATTCTTTTAGTTTCATCCCTAACCTACTGTCATCGTTCAAATAAATGGAATATATTTTATATGTATTGTGTTATTTCACTCTAAGACATAGAGTGTTCCTGTTACTGCTTGTTTCTTACTGTTAAGACCTCAACTTCTCATCATTAAAAATCAATCAATACATTTAACTTTATTTCCCAACACTCTAATTAGTGGGGAAAATTCTATGGAGACTCTATGAACACAAAAATTTACGTTGGAAACCTAAGCTTCAACATCACTAACGATGCTCTAGCTGATAAATTCGCAGCTTTCGGCAAAGTAACTTCAGCTAAAATCATCGTTGACCGCGACACAAACCGCAGCAAAGGTTTTGGTTTTGTTGAAATGTCTACAGGTGCAGAAGCTCAAGATGCTATCGCATCTCTAAACGGTTCTGACTTCGGTGGACGTAACATGAACGTTACTGAAGCGAAGCCGATGGAACCACGTACGAACAACCGTCGTTTCTAATTTTTGACCAAAAAAAAGGACCCTTTCGGGTCCTTTTCTTTTTCTGCCTTATTTATTCTTATTAAGACCGATATCTTTAATTCTTTGCATAAGCCAGTCATGAGCATTGATCGGCTCATACTTCTCACCAGCACCACGACATGAAGGAATGCAAGTAAGCATAGTATCTGGATTTGGATGCGTGAAGAACGGCATTGAGTAGCGGTTCGACGTAGCATCATCAGGGTTAACCACTCGGTGAGTAGTTGCTGGGATAACTTCGTTTGTAATACGAGAAAGCATATCACCTGAATCGATTACAAGTTGTCTGTCGTTACAAGAAACCGGTAACCATTTTCCGTCACGGTCAAGAAGCTCAAGACCAGCAGAAGTAGCACCAACCATACAAGTAATGAGGTTAATGTCCTCGTGAGCAGCAGCGCGAACAGCGTTCTTAGGAGCAGCTGGCCCTAGAGGTGGATAGTGAATCGCGCGGATGATTGAGTTACCATCAGAAAGCATATCGCGGAAATAATTCTGAGGAACATCAAGTGCCATTCCTAGAGAATCAAGAATCAATGTCGAAGTAGTGTCCATACCATCGTAAAGCTTAAGCATTACGTCTTTGAACTCAGCAACTTCAGTTGGCCAAAGGTTATCTGGAAGGTGTTTCTTGAAGCGAGCTGGATCTTTGATCGTTTCGCGACCAACGTGCCAGAACTCTTTTAGATCCGGGTACTGAGAGTTTTTAGCGTGCTCAACACCGAACGCAGTATAACCGCGCTGACCGCCGCCCTCTTTGCAGATATATTGTCTTTTTGTTGCTTCTGGAAGTTGGAAGAACTCATGAACCAGGTCATAAGCCTTGCTGGTAAGTTTATAATCAACCGGGTGATCAACGAGAACAATGAAACCGTAGTCTTTAAGACCTCTGAATAGCTCGTTCGTGAACTTCACTTTATCGTTTGTCGTTCCGTTAACGAAACTCATTAAACTAAGCTCTGGTACTTTACGAATGGCGTCCATGACGTCCTCCTGTTTTCTTAATTACTATCTAAATAATCCTGAATGGCGGGGGATGTCTAAGCAAAAAATTAGATCGTTCCTAGCGAGAAAATACCGTAGAAATTTTACAGGAATGCATTAGTAATTCTTATAGGTTTTGAGAGGAAAAAGGGGAGAATTTCTTCTCCCCTCCCAATCCTAGAACCACTCCATTAATAACCTTAAAATTGTTGTTAGCAATTTCAAAATCTGGATAATAAGTTCTAGCATTTTCAACGCTTTGAGCATCCCTGCCTCCTAAGGTCGCCTTCATTGGCCATAGGTGCTCTTAGCTTTGATCATTTATAAAATCGTGTTAGCATCAATTACCCTCCTAAATCCCGGTTTGTTAGGCCGTTTAGGAATTTTCAATGCTTTGAAACCCCTCTATCACGAGGGGTTTTTTATTTGGAAGAGTTGCTTGATTTCATGGGATATTTTTTCGGATTTGAAGCTGAGTCTAGTAACTAAATCCCGAGTGCAAGACCGGTTTTATTACCCTGGATTTGGGCCGGACGAGCGTTAACTAACCCCTCCAGAAAAGTCAGGGCAGCGCGAGCATCTACAGGGGCCTGGTATTTGCCGGAAACTTCCAGGATACAAACATCACGGAAGGTCCAAACTTCGACCGAGGGCTTCTTAATAAGTGGACTTTTTTGGGCCTGGGCAGGGGTCAGCTTAAGCTTCCAAGAAATGGAACTGACGTCAACACGACGAAGGTTTGAAAGATCAGGTAAATCAACTCCCACCATGCGAGCAAGATCAGCATGCTCAGGTCGAAAATCATCTCCCGGGGCCTTAAACGAACAAGAGTTCGAGTAACTTAAACCGTAGTTTACATCTTCCTCGCACTTAAACTCTCCATTCGTAGAGGCAGAAAGCTTGCGATAGATCGTCTCATCGATAGGTAGACTTCTTTGAGTGCGGAACTTAAGAGTCAGTTCATCCCCTTTTTGGGAACGGATAAAACGAAGAATAAGACCCAGGTCATTTAGGCCTTTTAGTCCTTTCTCAAAGAAAGAAATCATCTCTCTTTCTTCTTTCTCTCGAGGGATACTTTCAAGCACGTCACAAGAGTAGAGAATTTTCGCCTCTCCCCCTGAAATGTAAGAGACCTGTGCAAGCACAGGTCCCGTGATGAAAATAGCTAAGAGTAAAAGTTTTTTCATTAATTAGTTAAGCACACACTTAATTTTCTTGTCTCCGCGAGCGAAGTAAAAAGGTTTGCCAGGAACTACTGGCATAGCTGCTGAACCTTCTAAAGCGCGGCCAAGATTTGAGCGTTGTACATTATAAACGTTTGCAACGTAATCATCGTCTGTCACATTTACACGGAAAACCAAGTCATCCTGCTCGATCCATAGGTTCATAGAGCAGTAATATGGCTCAATTGAAGGCTCATCAGAGTTAAAACCGTCCCAAGCCGCAGATTCAGTTTTAACGACACGGTAGTTCTGAATAAGTTCACAAGTTAGAACTTCATCAGAACACTTACGAACAGCTTGAGCAAAAGTTAATTGAGAGAATGCTAAAAGAACGAAAGCGAAAACGATTGAAGATTTCATCGAAACATCCTTTGGGTTTTGTTGGTAAGTGACTTCTACCAAAAGATGAAGAGAAACGATTGTTATGGTTAGGTTAGCTGGAAAAAAATACAGTGATAAAAATAATTTAATTTCAAATAAAAAGGCCCCGCGAGGGGCCCTGAATACAACTACTTAATGAGGTAAGACCAGTCTTGTTTGTGCTCATCCGTCACACAAGCAATCTCTTCTTCTCTTAATTCCGAAGGACATACCGTAACAGCGATATCTTTTAAATGTGGCTCAAGACTTGCGAGATTAATGTCCTTGGCCTCAACTGTCTTCGACTCCTGGAAAACCTGCCCTTTAGCGTCCTTACATTCATTGTTATAAAACAACGGAGACTTATTAAAATCTACTTTTACTTCACAGGTAATTGAATCGCCTTCAATTTCCGTTTTATAGCCTAGAAGATAAGTTGATGAACCGGTCTTCTTAATGCTTGAAAGATTCTTTTTCAATTGATTCGACATCACATCGGCATTTGTTTCAAGCGATTCAGCATTAAGTTCCCACCCTTCAGCGTGGCTTGAAAGAACAAAATACGAAGAAGTTCTCTGCTTTAAAACCATTTCCACAACAGCATCTGTTTCTTTGCCATCAACACCATAATAAGTTGTTTCTTTGGTGATTGCCTTACCTACTGGAACTGTTTTCCAGCCATGAAGCCTCTTCATGGTTTTGATCATTTCTTGAAAGTCGGCTTCCTTCACTGAGGCCGGAGAACGCATTTCACTCTTGGCCATTTTGATTGAGTCCATCCAGGTCAGATGCGGCATGTGAGGAGTTTTTGTAGGTGCTGGTTTATGCGAGCTACAAGATACGAGTAATGCTCCCAGAGCAAGGATTGAAATGTATTTCATCGAGCCTCCAATAATTGTTTTTCAACTATTGTAGGCCATTACTAAAAAATAAAAACTGAAGATTGATTAAAGAAACATCATCGTGCCAAGGCGGATCCAGCTCGATTTTTCTTCAAGCGCGATCTCGTAATCCTGACTCATTCCCATGCTGGTCTCAAGCTTGATATTAAACTCACTCTGGAGTTTGTCTTTCTCAACCTGAAGTTCCTGGAAACAACGACGGGCCTCAGCCTCAAAGTTTTCTGTGCGAAGAGTTCCCATGGTCATAAGACCTCTTAGCTTTAGCTTCTCCGATTTAAGAATGAACTCGGCCGCTTCAACTAACTCGGTATAGGTCTCAAAGCCAGACTTCTCTTCT
Encoded here:
- a CDS encoding RNA recognition motif domain-containing protein, translating into MNTKIYVGNLSFNITNDALADKFAAFGKVTSAKIIVDRDTNRSKGFGFVEMSTGAEAQDAIASLNGSDFGGRNMNVTEAKPMEPRTNNRRF
- a CDS encoding isopenicillin N synthase family dioxygenase, with amino-acid sequence MDAIRKVPELSLMSFVNGTTNDKVKFTNELFRGLKDYGFIVLVDHPVDYKLTSKAYDLVHEFFQLPEATKRQYICKEGGGQRGYTAFGVEHAKNSQYPDLKEFWHVGRETIKDPARFKKHLPDNLWPTEVAEFKDVMLKLYDGMDTTSTLILDSLGMALDVPQNYFRDMLSDGNSIIRAIHYPPLGPAAPKNAVRAAAHEDINLITCMVGATSAGLELLDRDGKWLPVSCNDRQLVIDSGDMLSRITNEVIPATTHRVVNPDDATSNRYSMPFFTHPNPDTMLTCIPSCRGAGEKYEPINAHDWLMQRIKDIGLNKNK